Part of the Xiphophorus couchianus chromosome 19, X_couchianus-1.0, whole genome shotgun sequence genome is shown below.
TTTCGTGTCTCTGTAGTTTTTGGTCGTTTCGTACCCGACCTGCCAGGACGTTTTATTCCTACCACCGATTccaaccccccacccccatccTTTTCATGCCCACTCCTTGCCATGTCATTTCGTACCAATTCATTTGAACAACTGCATCTCCGTTTATCTTTAAGTGaagtatttttcattaattactttttcattttatttcaagtcaaagaagaaagaaatgcatGTTAAACCCCTTAGTGgataacattttaatatgtgTATAAACAtacacataaatacaaatatataattACAGTACAAACAAGACATTGTCTAAGTTATCCAGTTAATTTGTATATAATAATATTCTATTTGTACATAGAGAAACGCATTTAGCTCCAAAAGGAGTGGAGTAAACAATACATTACATGTTgcaatataaatgaaatattatacAATTACTATAAATATATGCTAAAATATATTGTGATGCATATACGCTTACAGTATTACCCCTGATGGGAACTAAATGTTGGTGCATATTCATTTCCTTCTTCCATTTTGTATCTGTAAACAAACAGTTTAATGAAATCATAACTAACTTTGTGTGGAATGATGCTAGTTATTAAtaatcctgttttattttgcagtcGATTGCAGATGAAGAGGTTTTTATTCCCAGTGATGAAATCTGGGTCTATGACTTGGAAGGAGGGATATGGTAAGAATTAATCAGGTTCAGCTGAACTCCTGTTGACCTCCTGCTGACCTCTTGTTGACCTCCTACTGACCTCCTGTTGACCTCTTGTTGACCTCCTACTGACCTCCTGTTGACCTCTTGTTGACCTCCTACTGGCCTTTAATAATGAATGTTTTCTGActgcagttttctttgttttgtcctgTTTTCTGAAGGCAGGTGTTCCACATGGCCGGTGATGTTCCTCCCTCCATGTCTGGGACCTGTGGCTCCTCCCTCGGTGGAAACATGTACATATTTGGAGGATGTGATGACGGCGGACAGACCAATCAGGTCAGAGCGCCTCACCTTGCTCTTCTGTTCTATAATTAAGattatatgattatttttaaccCCAACAGGCAGAATTAGGTGTGCGTTTATCCAGCCCCTTGCCAGCATTAATTCCCCTGAACTTATTAACCTTTTGCTCCAACCATAACTTTCAgtattttattgacaaaaatatgaacaaaattttaacatggaagaaatatttgatatatttttcagatttatcacattttgtgtTAGCTTTGTGATgacaataaaactatttattacatctttttaACTTTAGGGTAACATGTAAAACCCCACAAACACAAGTTTTTGTTCTTGAAAATCTTCccattttaaaggattttgcatttattatctttactttaatatatttaaaaattattattctatCTTTCTTTGCATGCTTCCATGTTGCCTCTCATTTATCACTTCTAATgatagaatataaatatatccAACGGTCACTGGAGAAAAGCAGGATCCTCTGTGTAAATGTATAATAATTtgatgtgtttaaatgtttgataaagTCATAATCAGCCTTAATTAGCctaataaatgtaactgaactCTGTTAATGTGAACGTCTGACTGTTTGTCCAGATGTTCAGTGTCGACCTGACAGACGGTCAATACGTGTGGAAGAAGATCCTCCCAGACTCTGGTTCTGCTCCCTCACATCGAGACAAACTGTCCTGCTGGGTTTATAACGGAAAGTGAGGAACTCAAAACGACAAATTCCTTATTTTCATTGTGTGTTTTAGTCAGAAGTTGATACCAggaagttttacaaaaacaaagtgacatCATCCCAGAATCGACAGGCTTGAGTTTGTAAAAATTTTAGTTTGGGAAACCAtggtttaaaaaatgctaaacatgAGTGGcttatttaaaagacaaactcTTTGTCTCTAAAAACAACACGGCGGCACAGATTACCTCTACATGCACAGCATTTCTGAAATTCTGCCCATTAGACAGAAGAGAAAGTGGCTGACAGCAGGGtccaagaaaaacagcaaagaagatgCAGCTTATTAGAACAGTACTGTTAATAAAGGTATCAtgtaaagacatttattttattgttataattataattttttacatcCACATAGCAGCAATATAGAACAAATACCTGCTAAATGTGATAGTTTTCATTCACTTATTGCACAGAAAAATATActtatttctcatttttctccCAAATCATATATTATagaaaaacaccaaactaacaGTCAGATAATATCTGATTAATTAGGTTAATATAAGTAGTCATGGCACCTGTAGTTACAATCCATCCAGTTTTTTCATGTAAATTGGTATAAATTGGTTGTTTTACTAGATGACAAGTAAAACAAATCCCTtgtgatgctaactcccacctgcaggtggcagaaTTTCTAACTTCTACGacttatttttatactttagtggaagtaatttaaaaaattgcaaaagaaaTAATAAGAAACACTCATCAGATTGATTTGATAATCAAGAAAATATGATGaataaattgtacaaaaaagaCATAATATAAAAGTTGTATTGAATCAGTAAACAAAGTGCAATGAATGACCAGCCTCAGGTTTACTTGGCATCAAGTTATTGTCTGATtgataaaagtcacatttatacAGGAGCAAACCAAAGCAAACCCTCAGTTCTTCatggaatgaaaataaatttacacaCCTTGCAGTACAATTTGTTTGGAGAGGatttcattacaaaaaaatattgcaaatatttctaaagtagcaTCAGGGAAACAACGTATTACTTTAAGTTTCATGTATAGCGATTAAAGTTTGACAGACCAAGTCCAGTTTAGTCCAAATCACAGCTAAGATGTTCAGAGACTTTGAAAGATTTAAGTGTAAAGATGTAACAATATAAAGAACATTTATCATATAACATATAAATCAACATTTATCAAcgcattaaaaatattttgggtaTGACTTGgttgtaaatataaatgtttatttccatgcTGTGTTGTTCTTCCAGGCTCATCTACTTTGGAGGATACGGCCATAAAGTTCTGGCTGATATCACCAGCAGGAACCGAAACTTCATCCTGGATGAAACATCCTGGGTAACGTATCAACCAGCTGGAACTAACTCAGGactttttaacatctttaagAGAATGGTTCTGTCTGCAGGTGGATGATTTGTTTTGGGGATGGAACAATGAAGTTCATGTATTTGACCCAGTTAAAGGCAGCTGGGCTGAACCCCAGACTCATGTAAGCGCATCATGAACAACTCTCCACCATGCGGTCCGAGACGTTTTCAGAGCAGAACCGTTCTGTTTCCTCCTGCAGGGCCGGCCTCCCGCTCCCAGAGCCGCCCACGCCGGCGCCACGCTGGGGCGCAGAGGCTACGTCTGCGGAGGCCGAGTCATGGTGAGGGAACTGCTAATCTATTcacaaacactgtaaaaaaccTGCAACTTCTTATTCTTAGTGTCTGAATCATATTaaacttttcatgttttacacCAGGAAGGACCatcaaaatgatttctttttgctttttgatgcAGCTGTAAACTTCCTACAAAATCAGAACCTTATGTCCATTTCTTTAGTATTTGGCAGATTTGCTTCTCATAACAGATTGATGAATGTTTTCCTTCTGACAGAACCGGAGTAACTGGGTCAGGGTTCTAATGTTTAAATGCTAGTTCAGCTAATACTAATGCGCTACACTAACACAGCATTTagcggaagctaatgctaaaatgcttagcacattttcttcctgtatgtttctgtttgtcataaaattattgggaaagaaaaaagacaagagaggaaatgaaactgaactcgtcaaaataagagcatgaatgtAAATGTCTGACTACTTGAAGAATTCGTTCCAGTTGATAACCAAAACTTGAACTTTATCCGGCTGGAAGTTTTCAAAACACTTCAGTAAATTAGCACTTTAAAATTTGTCAGGAAAAATTAATGAACTGGAAGCTAAATGCggtaaacattttcaaagttagcaaaaacggACAAGTGCTAAGAAAAAATGAGCTGTGCTATCAGTGGATTAGCGGAAGCGCTCCCACCACTGCTGACCTGATGacagacagtaaaaaaaaagttgatcttTTCATACAGTGCATGTAAATATCTGTGCATTAACAGCCTGATGTAGTACAGCTGGATGCTAGCTGCTTTGCTAATTTTTATTCACAGGAAACCAGGACGAATGACCTTCACTGCCTAGACCTTGAATCCTGGACGTGGACTGAAATGTCAGTAAACAAACAGAATGCTCCAATCATATTCAGCCAACATGTCTGACCAGgtttcatctgaaaatgttcagtATCATGCAGACGGTTACTGTGATTCATATGCAGAGTTCCTTCATCTGCGGCTCCGGTGGGCAGATCCTGGCATTCGGTCACGGCTGTGTCAGAGTCCACCATGTTCCTGTTCGGAGGCCTGAGTGTCGACTGCAAACCAATGAGTGAGCAAATATACCTGCATATTCATCCGATTAGCATCCAGCTCATGTTTTTAGTTCAGATCTCTTCATCTTCACATACTTTCCACTTCAGGTGACGGCTGGCTGTTTGACGTAGAAACTAAGAAGTGGAGGGAGTTTGAGCATCCCTACCAGGACAAGCCCAGGTACCAGACTGACCTTAAAGGTCAGGAGACAAAGTCCGAACCGTCAGGACAAAGtcctgaaaacattttgcttttctctgtGGGTCGCAGCAAATTTCAGCTCAGCTTGAAGGGGTTTGTTTCTATGGAGAGCAGtttcattcaaaattaaatcaaaagataaataaaaactgtattaataaaacataaaaataatacattttgtgaaatgtcttgagatatttgctgtgaattggtgcgaaatataaataaaatagaatttaataaaattagtaaatgattaatcaaatgtataattttctccatgaataaaaactaaatttataataaaaatatttttaatagggagattattttttcagacacagttttactgtttattaAGTTATTCCAGGATCCCAGCCCTCATGAAATAGTGCTTATATTAATAAGTCAGTGAAATACACAAAATAGCTCCATAAAATGAAACACCATTATGAAATAAGTGATGATATGAATATGTAGatgaaatctaaataaataaatctaaaaaaaaaacaactgtgattaacaaaatcaaaaaatatatctacTTTTTTGATGGGGGACATTTATTTACTTGATGGAGTATTTAATAATGAACTACTtagtgtatttttaatttaatttgaatgaaTTGCTCTGTCAGGATAAATATCCAGCCACTGAGGGTGAATTGATATATGTGACCCTGTCTGCATGAGAGAAGCTCCAGTCTGAGTTAAATTGTTTTCACTCAGTTTATTTTAGACATACGTTGTTTTTCCTGTCTCAGGTTGTGGCACACAGCCTGCGGCGGCAGAGACTCAGACGTGGTTGTGTTTGGAGGAAGCTGCGACTACATCCTGCTTGTTGACACTGTGAGCATTTCATGAGACTGAGCATCATGCTGCAGCTCAGTGGATGCAGAAAACATGCAGTCATCTGTAAAGTGGAaaaactgctttatttattctagttgttgaaataattgtaataatCTCGTATAACTATATTTTTCAGGGACATTGCAACGACGCTCTTGTTTTCCAGATGCAGCCACATCCTTTGTTCAGGTAACAAACTTCGTCTCATgaagctgaagaagaaaacaggaaaacttcATGTAGTGATTTAGACATGAATGAAACATAACAGACAATATTAACCGTTCATCTGTCTGTGTGACGTATTTGTTCCTCTAAATAACGGCGGTTTTAATGCTGGAAACTTCAGTTTGGAATTTGAAAACTTTGGTCGTGTTACTTTAAATAGGACATTGTCTCTCGAtatagaaatgtaatttttttgacattttgttttgtccctGACAGGATTTGTGAGGATTACATTGCTAAGAATGTGAGGACCTTGGAGAGGCTGAGAAAGCagcttcctctcctccctcccaaGCTGCTGAAGGATCTGCAGAGGAGGATTTCTTTCTACCGGCCCTCAAAGAAGCAGAGCAACAGCTGAACCTTCAAAAAATGCCAAAACTGCACaatgacatacagtatatggtgactagtttaaatttaaaaacacactgtGCTAATATATTTGATGgggttttatttgattattttacagatatacattttcttttgtacagtGTTTGTGTCCAAACAGTTATGTTCTGTTTATGTGATGGCTGTTTATTAAATaagatatttgaaaatcatttcaCAGAGATTATTCACGCACAGCCTGGTGTTTCcttaggtttattttattttgcatgaaaaaagaaaaactacattttttgtttgactcGTGCAGCTCCATGTTGAACCACCGAGTGGCAGCAGATTCTCTCGTGTTTGGCTGAAATGTGAAGCAGAAGTGCAGCTGTGAAGGCTGAAGATCGTCCTGGTGCCACAATCCGTTTGAAAAAGTGCAGGAACGGGTCGGGGAAATACTGGAAGCAAATATTTCCTTTCCTAGAGAAGCCAGGACAGTTTAAAGTCCAGCATTGCACccaaaaactgtttatttgacTAAATGAAGTCTGAAGACGGAGCCTGTTCTCTGTGGTCAGTCATTTCCTGATTTAAAAGGAAGTTTAGGAACCGTAGGAAACAAACATGCAGGCTCTGAGGGAGCCTGCTGGGAGTAATGGGACGACATGACAAACCAGGGAGGTCTGCGTCTTTTCACACTGCGCCTCCTGGCATCAGGTCAAGTCTCTGCTGCAATTACAGGCTTCAAGCTGTTAAATAAGCTGCCAGAGCCAGAGGGTCAGGTTACATGGACCCCAAATACCTTTATGTAAAACTGCAGATAGTCGTCTTTACTTCTGCTGACCAGTCAGCTGAACTCCCGTTCAATAGTGTCCATCAGCTCTTCTTCTGCGCCGTCGTACAGGATGGCGGGCGTGGCGGCGGAGGCGCTGTGGCCGCTGCCAGACGTCCTGCAGGAAGTGGATTAAAAGGTGATTAAAAGCGAAACGTTATTGTGAAATAGGACCAGTTGTCAGGTTAATGGTGTCCTGATCCCTTTACGGTGAATTTGATCTGGTCACCGCTTGTTTCATCCTCCACTGAGCTCAGATGTGAATGATTAATGAGAGCCGTCCACTTACTGCTGTTGATCAAACGCCGGCGCGCTTTCCAAGAACGTTCCTCCTGCTGACAACTTCTGGGTCTCAGGCTTAGAGGACAAACGAGACAAAACAGCGATTGAAGCAGattaatgtaaaacttttatCACACCCTGAATACTTACAGACAAAATTCAAGTTATTTAACAGGGATTGggtgacaaaccaacacagagTAGCTCATAAATTTATCTTAAAGTGTAACTAAACTTTAACCAATAAGAAAATTTGACTGCAGTAGTCACTGTTCAACCCACAGGGGGCAGGACTGTGACAGTTTTAGGCCAAATATTGcagaataaaacatatttaatcaaaaatgtcacaatttgcaCAGGAACGTGAAGCCAGCAGCTTAAAGGCCAATTTATACAGTTGATTGGGGGGTTTAGTTGATTTAGTTTAGCGAGAGATTTATTCaagattttaaaagtaaattaaaaatgcatttgtattaATCCAAATTTACACTAATTTACACTaataccccaaaataaaactaaccaGTTATCTTCAGATATCACTAGTTGGTTacttttagtttgaagctaaacatttagcttcctaattaaatatttagttttttcttgataagcaaaaatatttagtttggagttaAACAAGgagtttgctaactaaatagttagcttgttaattaaatatttggctcgctaacaaaataaatatttaatatggaactaaatatttagtactTGCTAAATTAGTTTCCctttacttaaaacattttgtttgaagtTCAACATTTAGTTTGCTCACTATGTTGCTTACtgactaaatatttggcttgttaattaaatatttacctagctaactaaatatatttaatttggatCTAAATATTAGTGTGTAAACTAAGTATTgtgcttgctaactaaatatttggctgCTACTTAGAGATTTAAATTGCTAATCAAATGTTGTGTTTCCCTTTAATGgacatgcaaaatattttttaatatagtcAAATATTTCGTTCCAAACTGAAAAATTAGTTAATTATAAATTTAGTTTTGAATTGTgacattaataaatgaaaatgacattgGAAAGTAAACCTCCACCTTGTTGTCGCTGTTAattcataattctgactttaactgaCCTGAATAATAATGAATCTGTTTAACTTTATAAacctgtttcctgtcagagaACTTCAGTCTTACATGGCGCCGAATCAAGCCTGCAGGTTTGAGTTGCTTCCTGTGCGTAAACACGCAGTCGCTCCTCTTGTTGACATCCACGCTCCGTGGGACACGTGGCTCCTCCAGCTGTGGCGGGCAGCTCGGCTCGTCCTCCGTGTCCTCCCCGCTGAAGGGACACAGTCCATAAGTCCTGGACCTGGTGAACGTTCTCCTTGGAGGGGTTTTCCTGACAGGAGCCCCCCGTCTGTCCGTGTCATCGTCAGAGTGGGGCCCCTCGCCGCGGCTCTCCGGCTGCGCGCAGTGAACCTTGTGTTGGCTGAACGGCCGTCCGGCCTGCGGGGCAGGATGgacagcagctcctcctgccTTGGACAGCCTCACCTCGCTGACACACGCAGGTGCAACTTTCTTCCCTCTGCTGCTTCCGCTTCCCATCGCTTGTAAAAACCAACTCCTGTTTCCGAGTTTCCCCACCAGGCCGCGCTGGAAGCTTCCTAGCGGGTTAAAGACGGAGCTCCGCCGGAGCAGATGTGGCCGAGGACATTCCTGCAGACGCACAGCTGGAAGCGTCCCCGCATGTCCACGGGACCAGCTCAGAGCCGCAGCCTGGACTTTCTAACAGCCATCCGGATGGGAAGCAGTGGATCTGTTACATAACGCGGCTGGGCCAGAACCCCCGGGAGAAAACCCCGCCTTCTGCCGGGGAACACACACCCTCTCAGTCAGACGGAACAAAGAAACTCTTTCCACGTTAGAACCAGGATTTCTCACTTTAAaccaaaagggaaaataatctgatttcagtcgcttgtaaaagtatttattgaacatttcctgaaatatatttttattgagattttatgtgaaaagtggaaaaaataaattttttttttctacaagctgaaaatgtttggattGGTATTAATCCCACCTGagtccaggtgtgttaaacatCTACTGATGTTTTCTCCATTCTTTGTATCAGAGTTCAGATAGGCTGGATGgagaacatcagttttcaagtcacAGTCGTCcaactggatttaggtctggactttgactaggccattctaacaacGGATCTGATCTAAGTCATCCATAATATCTCCGGCTGGATGTTTAGAGCTGTTGTCTTGTTGGAAAGTgcagcagcatgatgctgccaccactgtgaTGTTCAGGGTTATTTTCCCaccaaatcattttgttttccctttaaaaccagtttttgtctcatcttcGTTGTTTGATTCTCTCTTGTTGTCTTGACAACATCTGATCTACTTTTGCTTCTTatggatatttttttccaggattTTGAGGTAAATGTGAATGAATTCTGCAGATGAAAACTTTTACACTTCAGCCTCCCAGACATTgttttggaaactttttaaagatttaaagacaAATCTGTCTAAAACACAGGTTTGTCCTCAAgggccacaggtacaaaacactggaatgaaatggcttcatggcctccttgtgtagatcagttctccagagccttactgacctaattattctgttcaggtgctgcagcagaggctcatctaaacgtttcaggacagcggcccttgaggactggagtttgagacacCTGGTCTAAAAGAACAAAGAGTAAGAAAAAACTCAGTTTGCAGCGTTTCAGTAAGCGTTTGAGCGCGGTAATCCGCTGTGTGGCCGACAGCTGGACGGCCGGTTCTCTCTGGAGGATGACCAACTCAGAGGCACCTGGTGTTTAAGCGAACGCTGTGAATGTGGATCTGTGTGTCCCAGATGATTCACTGTGGAGTTTCCAATCATTACTTCTGGATTTGAaggaaaaatggagaaaactgaacattagaaaacatttaaagctgctgCATTTCAACACTGTCCAGCTTTCTTTGCAGCTCCGTCACAAAGACTGGCTTCTCAGCGCTCCCAGCATGCACCAGGGTGTCATTAAGAAAACCAGACTCCCACATCTGGTAGAAAACTCCAACAGCTTCCAGACGAGGGGAGGATCCATGTGCTGCAGCCACGGCCGGCCGGCACATAGCTGTGGTTTCTGTGACTCAGGAACTCTCCTCCAGCAGGAACCGATCCTGGAAGTCTGGCCGGATTTTAAAGACTCCACCCAGGAGTCAGTCTGAAAAACATCTTTCATAATCCTGCTCTGGATTAAACACACAGTCTTCTTCTTGTTGATAAATCTGTATTATTATAAAGCcgataatgtaaaaaaaaaaggttatgaggcagtttttgtacattttgtgatGTTAGCGCCAAACCTTAGAaggttttactgggattttatgaactagatcaacacaaagagcagaataactatttttaatataataaaatctataaaGTGCTGCATGTCTTAACTCTGATACCcccaaattaaatacaaaatctgcAACTAAAAGGAGCacagggtgtccaaagtgtggcctgggggccatttgtggacCTTGGCCTGGTTTTGTGTGGCCCACAACTGCAGTTCAAGAATGATACAAATTCAGAGATTAATACCAGAGATAATCTGGACACATAAAGTAATTCCAGAGAGGTTACCAAGGCAACCGTCTGCACAGCCAAAACAGCTGACCTGCAGTAAAAGAAAGATGGCCGCCTCCATCCGTCTTTGAGTCGTTCTTCTGGATACAGAACGTTACAGGACGTTGGCGTTCTGTTTGCGTTAACAAGATGGCGGTTCGGCCGCAGGAGGAAGTCGCCCTCCTTCCTCTCTCGCCCGCTGTCCGTTCTTCCTCACACACTgtgaacacaaaacaaacatggtggaCAAAATCATGACTGGTGAAAGTTCAAACTTCTAATTAATAatcatgacttcctgtttcaaacATCCACGTCACGCAatacttattattatttggaTTATTCCAACcagaatgaataaattaaaggtTGTATTTTTAACTTCTGTGTGAATTATGCTTCTGtaatatacataaaaatgtgattttatttcagggttTTCTCAGCagtgttgatgtttttctgacagCATGAAGGAGGA
Proteins encoded:
- the LOC114133869 gene encoding kelch domain-containing protein 1, producing the protein MRKRRRMDPAFERRCSELVARERSGHTAVVLDSLLYVWGGYMSIADEEVFIPSDEIWVYDLEGGIWQVFHMAGDVPPSMSGTCGSSLGGNMYIFGGCDDGGQTNQMFSVDLTDGQYVWKKILPDSGSAPSHRDKLSCWVYNGKLIYFGGYGHKVLADITSRNRNFILDETSWVDDLFWGWNNEVHVFDPVKGSWAEPQTHGRPPAPRAAHAGATLGRRGYVCGGRVMETRTNDLHCLDLESWTWTEIVPSSAAPVGRSWHSVTAVSESTMFLFGGLSVDCKPMSDGWLFDVETKKWREFEHPYQDKPRLWHTACGGRDSDVVVFGGSCDYILLVDTGHCNDALVFQMQPHPLFRICEDYIAKNVRTLERLRKQLPLLPPKLLKDLQRRISFYRPSKKQSNS